In the genome of Ptychodera flava strain L36383 chromosome 13, AS_Pfla_20210202, whole genome shotgun sequence, one region contains:
- the LOC139147898 gene encoding forkhead box protein F1-A-like: MTILRETMSTNVAEVDVKPPPLRQPTQQQQTQVPSQQQLHPQQQQQPQPVLQPPQQDNPQQQPPPPPPPPQQQQTSPEASETVTQNSSPEKSSSAKKGGAGVRRHEKPPYSYIALIVMAIQSSPTKRLTLSEIYQFLMNRFPFFRGPYQGWKNSVRHNLSLNECFIKLPKGLGRPGKGHYWTIDPASEFMFEEGSFRRRPRGFRRKCQALRPYGMINNMAGPGQMFPGTTFDMLPQNTATSPTYGMSCSMNNVNVSQGLDSPMGMMATAPVVSGNLTTPTHHSSGGSVNYMASCSVGNNMGDFGAVPANTSPTVPSMYSQSGTENHSMHATGWPPASRYIKQQMDCSPANSPTPIQLMAAVTDQSQFMLQQTNGDGSDMTGMRGMQTQSMSDLHAMCERKYMLTNHHHGGQSVSNGNTVVPSQANYYDVKCSM, encoded by the exons ATGACCATCCTCAGAGAGACCATGTCTACCAACGTGGCTGAGGTTGATGTGAAGCCGCCGCCGCTCCGTCaaccaacacagcagcaacaaACGCAAGTACCCAGTCAGCAACAACTTCatccacaacaacaacaacagcctCAGCCTGTGTTGCAGCCGCCACAGCAAGACAATCCTCAACAACAACcgcctccccctcctcctcctccgcAACAGCAGCAAACGTCGCCAGAAGCGAGCGAAACCGTCACGCAAAATTCAAGCCCGGAGAAGAGCTCGTCAGCGAAGAAAGGCGGTGCTGGTGTTCGCCGCCATGAAAAGCCTCCATACTCGTATATCGCTCTCATAGTAATGGCGATACAGAGTTCCCCGACCAAACGACTGACTCTCAGTGAAATCTATCAGTTTCTAATGAACAGGTTTCCCTTTTTCAGGGGACCATACCAAGGGTGGAAGAACTCGGTCAGACACAACCTTTCCCTGAACGAGTGCTTTATCAAACTTCCAAAGGGACTGGGAAGGCCGGGAAAGGGACATTACTGGACAATCGACCCGGCCAGTGAGTTTATGTTCGAAGAGGGTTCCTTTCGTCGCAGGCCGCGAGGTTTCCGTCGAAAGTGTCAGGCTTTGCGACCGTACGGCATGATAAACAACATGGCTGGGCCGGGGCAAATGTTCCCCGGAACGACTTTCGACATGCTGCCGCAGAACACGGCGACGTCGCCGACTTACGGCATGAGCTGCTCGATGAACAACGTGAACGTGAGCCAGGGGCTGGACTCGCCCATGGGGATGATGGCCACGGCTCCTGTGGTCAGCGGTAACCTGACGACACCCACCCACCACAGTTCCGGCGGTAGTGTCAACTACATGGCCAGCTGCTCGGTGGGCAACAACATGGGCGATTTCGGCGCCGTGCCCGCCAACACCTCGCCAACCGTGCCGTCCATGTACTCCCAGAGCGGCACGGAGAACCACTCGATGCACGCCACTGGCTGGCCCCCAGCTTCGAGGTACATAAAACAGCAGATGGATTGCAGTCCGGCCAACTCGCCGACCCCTATCCAGCTGATGGCCGCCGTCACAGATCAGAGCCAGTTTATGCTCCAACAGACAAATGGTGATGGTAGTGATATGACAG GAATGAGGGGCATGCAAACCCAGAGCATGAGTGACCTTCACGCCATGTGCGAGAGGAAATACATGCTCACCAATCACCACCACGGCGGACAGTCGGTCTCCAACGGCAATACCGTGGTGCCTTCCCAGGCCAACTATTACGATGTGAAATGTTCCATGTGA